The sequence below is a genomic window from Corallococcus silvisoli.
CGCGGCCGAAGACATCCTCGCCTTGACGGAGCCGAACAAGACGTACCTCGTGGGCCTGCGCCCCGAGTTGGGCTTGGAGGACAAGGAGATCGAGCGGTTCGAGGCCACCTACCGGCTCGAGTTCGACCGGCAGGGGCCGCCCTCCGAAGGTCCCATCCAGATTGGATGGAAGGCCCATCTGAATGCGCTGGCCGATGAAGACGATGTGAAGGACATCGAGCTCACGCTGGCGACACCCTGACGGCCGCCGGCAGGACGTTGGATGTGGTGGCTCCCCCTGCCGAATGGGGGAGCCGTCACCGCGCGCGCTTGCGCCGGGGGGAAGGCGGGGGTTTCGCGAGCAGCTCCGCCTGGGCGGCGATGGTCCGCGCCAGGAAGTCCACCACCGCGCGCACCCGCGCGTTGTGGGCCAGGTCCTCGTGGAACACCAGCCATACGGTCCGCTCCAGCTCTGGCAGCGCATCCCGGAGAGGAACCAGCTCAGGGTGCAGGTGGCCGAAGTACGCCGGCAGCAGCGCCACCCCCAGCCCTTCGCGAGCAGCCTGGAGCAGCCCCAGGATGGACGTGAGCCGCACCGGCACGGTGGCCTTCGCCGCGTGCACGTCCAGCCACTTCGACTCCGGCCAGCGCCGAGAATCCTGCGCGTACCCGATGACGGCATGCCCCTGGAGCCCCGCGTCCAAGCGCACCGGCCCCCGGCGCTCCAGGTACGCCCGGGACGCGAAGGGCACGACGCCAATGGCAGCCACCTTCCGGGCCCGCAGGGAGGCTTCCTGGGGTCGCACCAGCCGGATCGCGACATCCGCGTCGCGCCGCACGAGCGACAGGGACTCGTAGCCGGAGAGCAGGTGCAACTCGATTTCGGGATGCTGCTCCTGGAAGGCCGCCAGCCACGGCATCACGTTGTGCACCAGGAAGGAGTCCGTGGCCGTGACGGTCACGGGGCCGGAGGGGCGCAGGTCCTCCCCGCTGGCCAGCCGCTCCACGCGCAGCGCCTCCGCCTCCACCGCCTCCGCGGCCGGCAGGATGCGCAGCGCCACCGCCGTGGGCCGGAAGCCCGTGGGCGTGCGGTCGAAGAGCCGCGCCCCCAGCTCCTGCTCCAGCACGGCCAGCCGCCGCCCCACGGTGGTCTGGTCCACCTTCAGCAGACGCGCCGCCGCGGAGAGGTTCCCGCCCCTCGCGATGGCCAGGAAGTACCGCAGGTCGCTCCACTCGGGCATGGTCTGCATTCTCGCAGAGGCACCCTGCGGAAACGGGCATTTTCGCAGACCCTCTCCCCTCGCCATCCTCCCCGGCGTTTCCTTCCACCGAGGAGTTCGCGCCCGTGAAGACCCTTCCCAAGCTCGTCGCCGCCGTCGCAGTCGTCTCCGCGTTCACCTTCGCCGCCGCCAAGGGCCGCGAGGCGGCCACGTTCCAGCAGACCGCCTACGACAAGCTCGCCTGGACGGAGCTGATGCCCGGCGGCCCCTCCGTGCACGTCCTGTGGGGCGACATGAAGAAGGGCCCGTACGCCCTCCTGATGAAGTTCCCCGCCGGGTTCGACTCGGGGCCGCACACCCACTCCGCCGGCTACCACGGCGTGCTGGTGAAGGGCCGGATGACGAACATCAGTGAAGGTGCCACCGGGGCCGGCCCCGTCGAGGCCGGCAGCACCTGGGACCAGCCTGGCAAGGTGGTGCACCGCAACCAGTGCGCGGCGGACGCCGAGTGCGTGATGCTCATCGCCCAGGACAGGCCATTCGACTTCGCCCCAGCTCCCGCGAAGTAGCCCGAGCGAGGGTGCGTCAGACCTGGATGGGCACCACGAGGCTGGCGGAGTAGCCATCCGTGGTGTTCCCCGTCACGGTCGCCAGCTGCCTGGACACGCCGTCGCTGAAGACGTTGTCGCTGGAGAGGGAGATCTGGCTGAGGTTTCGGACGCTCTGCGAGTAGCCCGAGGTGGCGAACACCTGATTGCAGACGTCCTCCGGCAGGGCCAGCTGGGACGTGGCGACCTTGTTCCGGGAGGAGTTGACCGAATCCAGGGAGGGATAGATCTCGAAGTGGATGTGCGGCCAGCGCCCGCTGTAGCAGGCGGGGAAGATGCTGGTGAAGGACACCTTGCCCTCTTCGTCCGTCTGCTGCACGCCGCGCAGGTAGTTCTCCTGGGTGACGCCGGACGAATACATCGAGTACAGGCCCGCGCGGTCGCAGTGCCACAGGTAGATGGCGTAGCCCCGCAGCGGGGTGCAGCTGTCGTTGCTCGCGACCAGCGTGAGGGTGACGGTGAGCGGGACGCCCTGTGCCACGCCGGTCGCGCCCGCGATGCTGGAGCGGATGTCGCCGCGGACGATGCCCGACAGCACCAGGGCGTTGGCCCCGTTGGAGCCGTCGCCGGGATAGGGGCCGGCCGTCTCCTCGGGGATCCTCGAGCATCCCGAGGCATCACCGCCGCCGGTCTCCGAGCCACCGCAGCCGATGAGGGGGATGAGGCTGCTGAACGCCATCCAGCGCAGCAGCTCCCGCCGGTCCGTGCGCGTCGCCAGGATGCGCAGGTCCTCCTGGAGCCCGTGGTGGTGATTCCGTTCGTCGTCGCGCATCTGTGTGCACCCCCTGTGAACGTCCCTGACGCTAGGGGAAAGGTCTTAAGCGAGTCCTAAGCCGCTCCAGGTGACGCCTTTTTGCAATCCCGAGGGAGGGGTCCTGACGTACCTGTCGGGCTCCTCGATGAGGGAGCAACCGGATGGCGCAGGCCGCAAGGAAGAGGCTGGCGTGGGGGCTGTGCGCCGTGGTCTTGCACGGCTGTGCGGGGGCCCAAGCCACGGTGCCCCATGAACCCCGGAGCGAGACACCCATGACGAAGCGTGCGAGTGGCCCTTTCGACGTCAAGCTGACCCCGATGGCGCCGGAGGCAGGAGCGGTGGAGGCGGCCCCGGGCCGGATGACGCTGGACAAGCGCTATCACGGAGGGCTGGAGGCCACGAGCCAGGGGCAGATGCTGGCGGTGCGGTCCCCGGTGGAGGGTTCCGCGGGATATGTCGCGATGGAGCGCGTCAGCGGGACCCTGGACGGACGGAGCGGCACCTTCGCGCTCCAGCACTCCGGGACGATGACGCGCGGGGCACCCCAGCTGGTCATCACCGTGGTACCGGACTCCGCCACCGGTGAGCTGGTGGGGCTCGCCGGGACGATGACCATCGACATCGCTCCGGGAGGCCAGCACTCCTACGCCTTCCAGTACACGCTCGCCGGGACGCCGTGAGCCTGGCGCCCGGGAGCGCGTATCACCAGCGCGCTCAGGGCGCGCAGTAGCGGACCGCCTGGAGCGTGTGTGACTCCGGGCTCTGGGTGGACGTCATCACGAGCGCGCCCATCCAGTTCTCCGGCAGCTCCTCCAGCCGTACCCACTGCGAATAGCGGTGCAGCGACAGCGGCGCGGGCCCGGGTGTCCAATCCATCGGGCTGCCACCATGCCCCAGCCCCCAGAACCGGCCCCACCAGTCGAACATGGAGCCGCCTCCTTCAGGAGCCCTGAACTCGGAGAGCCACCCCACCTGGAGCCTGCGGGATGTCGTCGCGACACCGAACCAGGGCACCTCGCCCGGAGTGGTCACAGCCAGGGTCTGTGTGGTCACTTCACCGAAGAGGTTCCCCAGGACCCTGATGGCTTGGGTGCCGCCCTGTTGGCTGCGGAGCACCATGACAGGGGACTCCAGAGGGCCTCCTGCTCCCGCACCCAACTCCACGAGCTCAGCGTCTGGATAGGCGTCCGACGAGAAGGTCCGCGGCTCGCCGACTGGATTCAGATCGGCATCGAAGCGCTGGAGCCGCAACACCCCCTGCTGCGGGCTGTCCACTCGCTCGAGGACCAGCACCAGGAAGCCCCCATCACGCAGCCCCATCACGGCCTGGGTGATGAGAATGGTTCCGTTGTCGAGCGCCTGCATCAGGACCCGTGGTGCGACCATCACCTGCCCGTCCAGGTCCGTGAGCGTCCCCGACATCACTCGTCCGCCGTGCCCGACACCGGTCACATTCCGCCAGGTCGCCAGCACTCGCGTCCCGTCCGCCGACACAGCCGCCCTCGTGACCCTGTCCCATACGGGCTGATCGAAGAGGAGCATGCCCTCCGCGGGCTCGCCCTCCCGCGCCACGGGACGCCCCTGCTCATCGAGATCAGCCATTGCATCCTTGCTTCCATCATCCCAGCATTGACGGACCGGATATCCGTCTCGCTGCGGAACATGCTGAGTTCAACTCATATTATCGCGCTCCCCCAAACGACTGACATCACCATCAAGGCGACAGGCAATTCAACCTGCCTCACCGGGGCACCCGAACCCACGACAGCGCCTGGAGCGCCGCGAACCAGGCCCCCGCGACCAGCGCGTGGCGCAGGTGGTTCGCCCGGGCCCACCGCATCGCGGTCTCCACCGCGCTCGCCGAGTCGGACGCCTGCATCAGCCGCACCATCGTAGGGATGAAGTACGAGAAGGTCAGCAGCCGATCCACGAGCGCGACCAGGGCCGCCGCCAGCCACCATGAGCGCAGCGGGCCCGTGGCGTGCGCGGCGAAGAAGAGGCTCGCCAGGGTGAGCAGCGTCAGAGGTCCCGTGCTCACGAAACCCCAGAAGCGCCGCCCCACGTCGTCCGCGCGCGCCGCCTCCGAGGACCAGCGCGCGCCAGGGATGTCCAGCCACCGGGGGAGCACGATGCGGTGCTCATAGAGACCCGCGCCGAACGCGATGCCCAGGTTGACCACGAAGAGCCACAGGAGGACTTCCGCCACCGACAGCTTCAGGTTCATCATGGCCACAGGATGCGTCCCGGGGGCGTGAGCGTCTTTCGTGCCCTTGTGCTGTCTTTCAAGTTCCTGCGGTGTTCCTCCATGAATTCCCGCCACGCCCTCCTTCAACAGATTGGCGCCGACGTCGTCCGCTTCCAGGAAGCCTCCGCCGAGTTCGATGCGGCCGTCGGCGAGGTGCTCGCGCTCGGGCACGCGGAGCTGGCGTGCCTGGCGCAGCTTCACTTCGGAGGCCCCGTGCCGCTGAGCGCGGTCGCTCGGGGCGCCGACGTGGCGCGGCTGGAGCTCGCGGGGTACGTCCAGCGGGAAGGCACCGGAAGCCGCGGGCGGCTCGCGCTCACCGGACATGCCCGTGAATGGATTGAAACCCTCTGGGGCCCCCTCCAAGCGGATGGACTCCAGCTGATGGCACCCCTCCCAGAGGCGGACCTGAAGGTCATCGCCAGCTTCCTGACCGCGGCGCGAGCGGTCCAGGACCTTCACGCCGCACGCCTCGCGAAGCTGCTCCAGGCGCCTGGGGGCTCGCGAGCGGCGCGCAGGCGAGGCGGGCTCTCCGCCGCGGCGCTCCACCGCGTGAAGCTCTTCGTTGAAGCGCACCTCGCACGGCGGATCCGCGTGGGGGAGCTGGCTCAGCGCTCGGGCCTGAGCGTCTTCTACTTCACCCGGGCCTTCCGGCAGTCCACGGGGATGACGCCACACGCCTACGTGCAGCAGCGGCGGGTGGAGCGGGCGCGCGAGCTGTTGGGCCAGTCGACCCGGTCCCTGGGAGACATCGCGCTCGAGGTCGGCTTCAGCTCGCAGAGCCACTTCACCACCGTCTTCCGCCGACTCACCGGGCTGACGCCCGCCCTCCTCCGGCGCGCGGGGCGTTGAGGGCCGGGCGCGCGAAGATCCGGCCCGGCGGGCGTAGAAGCGGGTGACCGGCGTTTTCACCGGGATTTCCGGCGGCTGAGTCCCCTCCTCCCAGGTTCCTCCACCATGCCCCGACCCAAGAGCCCTCTCGTCTGGATCCTCCTCGCCGTCGGAGGCGCCTGCGCCCTGTGCTGTACCGGCACGTTGGGGCTCATGGTGCTCGGCCTCCTGGGCGGCGATGCCACTCCGGGGGCCGTGGCCACCAGCCCCATGAACCGGGCACGTGCCGGCACCCGAGGCGAGCCCGGCGGCTTCGCGTTCGACGCGCCACCGGGATGGAAGAAGCTGGAGGACGGGCGGTTCATCCTCGAATGGGTCGACCGCGGCGACACGCTCGGGGTGGAGGCGCTCCGGCTTCCGAGCGTGCCCGGACTCGACGACGGCGAAGGCAAGCTCGCACGGCTGTGGCGGGAGCGCATTGGCGCGGACTGGAACGACGTGAAGCCCAACCCGCTGGCGATGCGGCGCTTCGTGACCAACGGGGCGTGCGCCTACTTCACCGCGGCGGAGGTGCGCTCCAAGACAAACAACCGCTCCTTCCGCGTGAGCCTCTATCTGGTGGAGGCGGACGACCGCCTGGAGCCGCTGGTCTTCATCCAGAGCTTCATGACGCCCGGTGGGATCGCCGAGTCCCTGTCGGCCTCCTTCTCCTGGAACGCGTCCTA
It includes:
- a CDS encoding LysR family transcriptional regulator translates to MPEWSDLRYFLAIARGGNLSAAARLLKVDQTTVGRRLAVLEQELGARLFDRTPTGFRPTAVALRILPAAEAVEAEALRVERLASGEDLRPSGPVTVTATDSFLVHNVMPWLAAFQEQHPEIELHLLSGYESLSLVRRDADVAIRLVRPQEASLRARKVAAIGVVPFASRAYLERRGPVRLDAGLQGHAVIGYAQDSRRWPESKWLDVHAAKATVPVRLTSILGLLQAAREGLGVALLPAYFGHLHPELVPLRDALPELERTVWLVFHEDLAHNARVRAVVDFLARTIAAQAELLAKPPPSPRRKRAR
- a CDS encoding DUF4437 domain-containing protein; translated protein: MKTLPKLVAAVAVVSAFTFAAAKGREAATFQQTAYDKLAWTELMPGGPSVHVLWGDMKKGPYALLMKFPAGFDSGPHTHSAGYHGVLVKGRMTNISEGATGAGPVEAGSTWDQPGKVVHRNQCAADAECVMLIAQDRPFDFAPAPAK
- a CDS encoding intradiol ring-cleavage dioxygenase, with protein sequence MRDDERNHHHGLQEDLRILATRTDRRELLRWMAFSSLIPLIGCGGSETGGGDASGCSRIPEETAGPYPGDGSNGANALVLSGIVRGDIRSSIAGATGVAQGVPLTVTLTLVASNDSCTPLRGYAIYLWHCDRAGLYSMYSSGVTQENYLRGVQQTDEEGKVSFTSIFPACYSGRWPHIHFEIYPSLDSVNSSRNKVATSQLALPEDVCNQVFATSGYSQSVRNLSQISLSSDNVFSDGVSRQLATVTGNTTDGYSASLVVPIQV
- a CDS encoding DUF3224 domain-containing protein is translated as MTKRASGPFDVKLTPMAPEAGAVEAAPGRMTLDKRYHGGLEATSQGQMLAVRSPVEGSAGYVAMERVSGTLDGRSGTFALQHSGTMTRGAPQLVITVVPDSATGELVGLAGTMTIDIAPGGQHSYAFQYTLAGTP
- a CDS encoding DUF1772 domain-containing protein; this encodes MMNLKLSVAEVLLWLFVVNLGIAFGAGLYEHRIVLPRWLDIPGARWSSEAARADDVGRRFWGFVSTGPLTLLTLASLFFAAHATGPLRSWWLAAALVALVDRLLTFSYFIPTMVRLMQASDSASAVETAMRWARANHLRHALVAGAWFAALQALSWVRVPR
- a CDS encoding helix-turn-helix domain-containing protein, translating into MNSRHALLQQIGADVVRFQEASAEFDAAVGEVLALGHAELACLAQLHFGGPVPLSAVARGADVARLELAGYVQREGTGSRGRLALTGHAREWIETLWGPLQADGLQLMAPLPEADLKVIASFLTAARAVQDLHAARLAKLLQAPGGSRAARRRGGLSAAALHRVKLFVEAHLARRIRVGELAQRSGLSVFYFTRAFRQSTGMTPHAYVQQRRVERARELLGQSTRSLGDIALEVGFSSQSHFTTVFRRLTGLTPALLRRAGR